TCCATGGCCCCAATCCCCAGTATTCATACCCAGCTTTGAATATCAAAACATTCATAGGAATAATATTACTCATGACGAGCAACCCTAATCCTTTGATCTCAAAATCACCGTTTTTGTCAGTCACTGTCTCAGTGGCGTCATAATACTCATGAATTGCCCCAGCTGCTGTTGGAGTTTCTCTGTCCCACACCCCAAGCACAACAACCCCCTCCATCGGCTGTTTTGTTTCAGCATCAATTATTCTGCCTCTATACGGGCCATCAATACGTATTGCGGACGCACAACCTGCAAAGACTGACAAGCTTACAATATTCAGTAAGGCAATTATTAGAATCTTTTTCATTTATCGCTCCTTATTAGTAGTTTAAAAAAATAGCCTAATACCTCTTCTCAAAATAATCCTCAAGTATCTGCCTGTGGTCAAAGGCTATGTCATCGGGCAGTGTATCTCTAAAAAAGATCTCAGCTTCTTTTGCATCATCTCCTGCATTGGGCGTGCCTGACGCTGTCGCGATAAATATGGTTGAAACTGTATGATGGCGCGGGTCTCTCTTCGGGTCTGAATAGGTATGGAATTGACGGATAAGCTTTATATCAAGTCCTGTCTCTTCTTTAGCTTCCCTGATAACAGCATCCTCAATCGTTTCGTTGTAATCAACAAAACCGCCGGGGATCGCCCAGCCGGGAGGAGGGTTCTTCCTTTTGATCAGAACTATGCCGCCGTCAATCTCAATGATTGCATCAACCGTAAGGAATGGATTTCGAGGTGTTGGTTTCATCGTGTATAAAGAAAAATGCCTATCAATTTTTATCTGGTTCATATTTTACAGGATTACTTAACAT
The genomic region above belongs to Thermodesulfovibrionia bacterium and contains:
- a CDS encoding NUDIX hydrolase codes for the protein MNQIKIDRHFSLYTMKPTPRNPFLTVDAIIEIDGGIVLIKRKNPPPGWAIPGGFVDYNETIEDAVIREAKEETGLDIKLIRQFHTYSDPKRDPRHHTVSTIFIATASGTPNAGDDAKEAEIFFRDTLPDDIAFDHRQILEDYFEKRY